A stretch of the Lolium perenne isolate Kyuss_39 chromosome 3, Kyuss_2.0, whole genome shotgun sequence genome encodes the following:
- the LOC127341655 gene encoding nucleolar GTP-binding protein 1, whose amino-acid sequence MVQYNFKKITVVPPGKDFIDIILSRTQRQTPTVVHKGYAIKRIRQFYLRKVRYTQQNFYEKLSTITDEFPRLDDIHPFYGDLLHVLYNKDHYKLALGQIYTARNIIAKISMDYLRLLKYGDTLYRCKCLKVAALGRMCTVLKRITPSLAYLEQIRQHMARLPSIDPNTRTILICGYPNVGKSSFMNKVTRADVDVQPYAFTTKSLFVGHADYKYLRYQVIDTPGILDRPFEDRNIIEMCSITTLAHLRAAVLFFLDISGSCGYTIAQQAALFHSIKSLFMNKPLVIVCNKTDLQPLDGLSEEDMKLVMEMKAEAMKTIPQGGDPNEEGVLLTMSALTDEGVMAVKNAACERLLEQRVEIKMKSKKINECLNRFHVALPKARDNRERPTCIPQAVLEAEAVAAAKEEKLERDLENENGGAGVYSASIKKHYILASDEWKEDILPEILDGHNVADFLDPDILERCEELEREEGLCLEEEAAQDAFMIDGHDELTEEQREILGKIRKKKAMLIQEHRMNKSTAESRPIVPRKHDKDRKFTTKRMGRQLSSMGIDPTAAVNRLHSQSRGRKRERSLSRADGDDMEVDGQHSDKKLRTRSRSRFQSRPMEEVIPGEGLRDSAQKKKAIKKSRDSVKKRNKQARRGEADRVIPTLRPKHLFSGKRGIGKTSRR is encoded by the exons ATGGTGCAGTATAATTTCAAGAAGATCACTGTTGTCCCTCCTGGTAAGGACTTCATTGACATAATCTTGTCCCGCACTCAGAGGCAAACACCAACTGTTGTCCACAAGGGTTATGCTATCAAACGCATTCGCCAGTTCTATCTGCGGAAAGTTCGGTATACCCAGCAGAACTTCTATGAAAAGCTGTCCACCATCACTGACGAGTTTCCCCGACTGGATGACATCCACCCTTTCTATGGCGATCTCCTTCATGTGCTCTATAACAAGGATCACTACAAACTTGCCTTGGGTCAGATCTATACTGCAAGAAATATCATTGCAAAGATCTCCATGGACTATCTGAGGCTGCTCAAGTATGGAGATACCCTGTACCGTTGCAAGTGCCTCAAGGTAGCTGCACTAGGTCGCATGTGTACTGTTCTGAAGCGTATCACTCCTAGTTTGGCGTACCTGGAGCAGATCAGGCAGCACATGGCCAGACTTCCATCAATAGACCCAAACACCCGTACTATATTGATTTGTGGCTATCCAAATGTTGGGAAGAGCTCTTTCATGAACAAGGTTACAAGGGCAGATGTGGATGTACAGCCTTATGCTTTCACAACAAAATCCCTATTTGTTGGCCATGCAGATTACAAGTATCTGCGTTACCAAGTGATTGACACTCCAGGTATCCTTGATCGGCCTTTTGAGGACAGGAACATCATAGAAATGTGCAGTATCACTACTCTTGCCCACTTGAGGGCCGCTGTGCTCTTCTTCTTGGATATCTCTGGGTCTTGTGGGTACACTATTGCTCAGCAAGCTGCACTCTTCCACAGTATAAAATCCTTGTTCATGAATAAGCCTCTAGTCATTGTGTGCAACAAGACTGATCTGCAGCCGCTTGATGGGCTCTCTGAAGAGGACATGAAGCTTGTAATGGAGATGAAGGCAGAGGCTATGAAGACTATACCTCAAGGCGGAGATCCTAACGAGGAGGGTGTTCTATTGACCATGAGTGCTTTAACAGATGAGGGTGTGATGGCTGTTAAAAATGCTGCATGTGAGAGGCTTCTTGAGCAGAGGGTGGAGATCAAGATGAAATCAAAGAAGATCAATGAGTGCTTAAATAGGTTCCATGTTGCTTTGCCCAAGGCTCGTGACAACAGGGAGAGGCCTACTTGCATCCCTCAGGCTGTCCTGGAAGCTGAAGCAGTTGCTGCTGCAAAGGAGGAGAAACTTGAGAGGGACCTTGAGAATGAGAATGGAGGTGCTGGTGTCTATTCTGCCAGTATCAAGAAGCATTACATATTGGCCAGTGATGAATGGAAGGAAGACATTCTCCCTGAGATATTGGATGGACATAATGTTGCTGATTTCCTGGATCCAGATATCCTGGAAAGGTGTGAAGAGCTGGAAAGGGAGGAGGGTCTCTGTCTTGAAGAGGAAGCTGCTCAGGATGCTTTCATGATCGATGGCCATGATGAATTAACTGAAGAGCAGCGTGAAATATTGGGCAAGATCAGGAAGAAGAAGGCAATGCTCATCCAAGAGCATAGGATGAACAAGAGTACTGCAGAGAGCCGTCCTATTGTTCCAAGGAAGCATGACAAAGATCGGAAATTCACAACCAAGAGAATGGGCAGGCAACTTTCATCCATGGGCATTGATCCTACTGCGGCTGTGAACCGACTTCACAGCCAGTCAAGAGGGCGTAAGCGTGAGAGGTCACTGAGCAGAGCTGATGGTGACGACATGGAGGTAGATGGCCAGCACTCTGACAAGAAACTGCGAACAAGGTCTCGGTCTAGGTTCCAATCGCGACCGATGGAGGAGGTCATACCAGGCGAAGGGCTCAGGGACTCTGCTCAAAAGAAGAAGGCCATCAAGAAATCAAGGGACTCTGTGAAGAAGAggaataag caggCTCGCCGTGGAGAGGCGGACCGTGTCATCCCCACCTTGAGACCGAAGCATCTCTTCTCTGGGAAACGAGGAATCGGAAAGACAAGCAGGCGATAA
- the LOC127341657 gene encoding BTB/POZ and MATH domain-containing protein 2-like, with product MGFLSAHITAVFSPFISGPYWRRRWFETPPYRRFQKVRLLGASPLQSPSPSSSPSPLPAVVEAHSPDTPARVPSSLSTARPSTELAALPRPSTDALSLDLVMSFAGVSVITDGKHCTTSAVDTGTDSGYHLLVVKDYSRTVQEIPNGEMISSGPFMVYDCFTIRWDVMVCKDPSTQDVGATISDIGQHLDYLLQSKVGADVTFEVSGETIPAHRCVLAGRSTVFMALLFGPMKEGTTSSVIQIKDMEAKVFKDLLSFIYTGSCQDLEDGKEEEDVEYVMWLHDLFVVADRYDLPRLKLLCEEHLSEHIGVSSVASTLALAEQHHCHKLRETCLKFIQVQSPPCLEKVMATDGWEHITTAYPSVLNELTAKLASNQKDKKRKR from the exons ATGGGCTTTTTGTCGGCCCATATAACGGCCGTTTTTAGCCCATTTATCTCTGGCCCATATTGGAGGCGGCGGTGGTTCGAGACTCCACCCTACCGCCGCTTCCAGAAGGTTCGTCTCCTCGGGGCCTCCCCACTccagtcgccgtcgccgtcgtcgtctccCTCTCCCCTTCCCGCCGTCGTGGAAG CTCATTCACCTGACACCCCAGCCCGAGTCCCCTCCAGCCTGAGCACGGCCAGGCCCTCCACCGAGCTCGCCGCCCTCCCCAGACCCTCCACCGACGCTCTCTCCCTCG ATCTCGTTATGTCATTCGCCGGTGTATCTGTCATCACCGACGGAAAGCACTGCACAACGTCGGCCGTCGATACCGGCACGGACAGTGGGTACCACTTACTTGTGGTCAAAGACTACTCTCGTACCGTACAAGAGATACCCAACGGCGAGATGATCTCGTCTGGGCCTTTCATG GTTTATGATTGTTTCACCATCCGGTGGGACGTCATGGTTTGCAAGGACCCCAGTACCCAGGATGTTGGTGCCACCATATCTGACATAGGCCAGCATCTTGACTATCTCCTTCAAAGTAAGGTGGGTGCTGATGTGACATTCGAGGTTAGTGGTGAGACAATCCCTGCACATCGCTGTGTGCTTGCAGGCCGATCTACAGTCTTCATGGCACTACTCTTTGGCCCCATGAAGGAAGGCACTACGTCAAGTGTCATACAGATTAAAGACATGGAAGCAAAAGTGTTCAAGGATTTGCTTAGCTTCATCTACACAGGCTCATGCCAAGATCTGGAAGATGGCAAAGAAGAGGAAGACGTAGAGTATGTAATGTGGCTGCACGACTTGTTTGTAGTAGCAGACAGGTATGATCTCCCAAGGCTCAAATTATTATGTGAAGAGCACTTGTCTGAGCATATAGGTGTGAGTTCGGTGGCGTCCACTCTTGCTCTAGCTGAGCAACACCACTGCCACAAATTGAGGGAGACATGTTTGAAGTTTATCCAAGTCCAGTCTCCCCCATGTTTGGAAAAAGTAATGGCGACTGATGGCTGGGAGCATATAACTACAGCCTATCCCTCTGTTTTGAATGAGCTCACTGCCAAGCTTGCATCCAATCAGAAGGACAAGAAGAGGAAGCGGTAG
- the LOC127341656 gene encoding BTB/POZ and MATH domain-containing protein 2-like, whose protein sequence is MSLFTGVSVITDGKHCTTSAVDTDTNSGYHLLVVKDYLRTLQEIHNGEAITSGPFMIGGHHWCIHYCPNGYEQSSTDYISCYICLCDVDTEEAVKVHVGFSFVDQVEYQKPMCIRASEPRSFSTKFYSWGSENFMKRDALERSTHLKDNCFTIRCDIMVCKDPNTQDVGATMSDIGQHLDYLLQNKVGADVTFEVSGETFPAHRCVLAARSTVFMAQLFGPMKEGTTSSVIQIKDMEAKVFKDLLSFIYTGSCLDLEEDGKEEEDVERVMWLHDLFVAADMYDLPRLKFLCEEHLSEHIGVSSVASTLALAEQHHCRKLRETCLKFIQVQSPPCLEKVMATGGWEHITTTYPSVLNELIAKLASNQKDNKRKR, encoded by the coding sequence ATGTCGTTGTTCACGGGTGTTTCTGTCATCACCGATGGAAAGCACTGCACCACGTCGGCCGTCGATACTGACACGAACAGTGGGTACCACCTGCTTGTGGTCAAAGACTACTTGCGAACCCTACAAGAGATACACAACGGCGAGGCGATCACGTCTGGGCCTTTCATGATAGGAGGCCATCATTGGTGCATCCATTACTGTCCTAATGGTTACGAGCAGAGTTCTACTGACTATATTTCTTGCTATATTTGCCTTTGCGATGTCGATACTGAAGAGGCTGTGAAGGTGCACGTGGGGTTTAGTTTCGTCGACCAGGTTGAGTATCAAAAACCGATGTGCATTCGTGCATCTGAGCCACGCAGTTTCTCCACAAAATTTTATAGTTGGGGCTCTGAGAACTTCATGAAAAGAGATGCCCTTGAACGATCAACTCATTTGAAGGATAATTGTTTCACCATCCGGTGCGACATCATGGTTTGCAAGGACCCTAACACCCAGGATGTCGGTGCCACCATGTCTGACATAGGTCAGCATCTTGACTATCTCCTTCAAAATAAGGTGGGTGCTGATGTGACATTCGAAGTTAGTGGCGAGACATTCCCTGCACATCGGTGTGTGCTTGCAGCCCGGTCTACAGTCTTCATGGCACAACTGTTTGGCCCCATGAAGGAAGGCACTACGTCAAGTGTCATACAGATTAAAGACATGGAAGCAAAAGTGTTCAAGGATTTGCTTAGCTTCATCTACACAGGCTCATGCCTTGACCTGGAGGAAGACGGCAAAGAAGAGGAAGACGTAGAGCGTGTAATGTGGCTGCACGACTTGTTTGTAGCAGCAGACATGTATGATCTCCCAAGGCTCAAGTTCTTATGTGAAGAGCACTTGTCTGAGCATATAGGTGTGAGTTCGGTGGCGTCCACTCTTGCTCTAGCTGAGCAACACCACTGCCGCAAATTGAGGGAGACATGCTTGAAGTTTATCCAAGTCCAGTCTCCGCCGTGTTTGGAAAAAGTAATGGCGACTGGTGGCTGGGAGCATATAACTACAACCTATCCCTCTGTTTTGAATGAGCTCATTGCCAAGCTTGCATCCAATCAGAAGGACAATAAGAGGAAGCGGTAG